From a single Brassica oleracea var. oleracea cultivar TO1000 chromosome C5, BOL, whole genome shotgun sequence genomic region:
- the LOC106295535 gene encoding uncharacterized protein LOC106295535, whose translation MGDQGAQQMQQPVVVYPNAYTTQNSYPSSSSSPASSSYGSRGSFATVFIVVAVILVLSAVACIFGRLCNRISRGAKQYHSKQPRREKGSSTKSHEIRPVEFEPRERGDLEFGADMKHHRETEKPYGREFEPRERGDLEFGVDMKHHREIEKPYGRDYEDDMEFGFDNKRGERGGGGPPQYGVRFKLPENEDGLHGKGEIRHGGPDFEFRPGH comes from the coding sequence ATGGGAGACCAAGGAGCACAACAAATGCAACAGCCCGTTGTTGTGTATCCAAACGCATACACTACACAAAATTCATATCCATCTTCTTCCTCTTCACCAGCTTCTTCTTCCTATGGCTCACGCGGTTCCTTTGCGACGGTCTTCATAGTCGTAGCCGTGATACTTGTCTTGTCGGCTGTGGCTTGTATCTTCGGGAGGCTATGCAACCGCATAAGCCGCGGGGCCAAGCAATATCATAGCAAACAGCCAAGGCGCGAGAAAGGGTCATCTACGAAGAGCCATGAGATTCGGCCTGTGGAGTTTGAGCCGAGGGAGAGAGGTGATTTGGAGTTTGGGGCGGATATGAAACATCATAGGGAAACTGAGAAACCTTATGGAAGAGAGTTTGAGCCGAGGGAGAGAGGTGATTTGGAGTTTGGTGTGGATATGAAACATCATAGGGAAATTGAGAAACCCTATGGAAGAGATTACGAAGATGACATGGAATTCGGATTTGATAACAAGAGAGGAGAAAGGGGCGGAGGAGGTCCACCTCAATATGGAGTGAGGTTCAAGTTACCTGAAAACGAAGACGGTCTTCATGGTAAAGGTGAAATCAGACATGGAGGTCCAGATTTCGAGTTCCGACCAGGACACTAA
- the LOC106295531 gene encoding proline-rich receptor-like protein kinase PERK12: protein MSDSDGSPSSSPPADSAPPPDSSSENSAPPPSDSTSTPSPPADLSEPPPSDSEPLPPPPDSILPLPWILTPLTDTPPPDSNSPPEDSNNPQPSPTSTKPPSPPTDSETPPAPPYESDNPPPSSDVHHSPPSPSYSSTNPETPPSQSPSTTPLEPTNSPPAPPSDPTNPLLIQPSAPANSPPGASSFLAPPKPNGGSGGGAVVSPSLTVPSKVTPPTNGSNGISSQGEIMVGVAVAGGFAIMALIAVCFLVRRKKKRNIDSYDHPQYLPHPNFSVKSDGFSYGQDPSKVYSGPGGGSMYNSQQQHSSMGNSYGSQPGHQMQSNSMPDSAILGTNQTHFSYQELAEITQGFARHNILGEGGFGCVYKGTLHDGKVVAVKQLKAGSGQGDREFTAEVEIISRVHHRHLVSLVGYCISDQHRLLIYEYVANQTLEHHLHGKGRPVLEWSKRVRIAIGSAKGLAYLHEDCHPKIIHRDIKSANILLDDEYEAQVADFGLARLNDTTQTHVSTRVMGTFGYLAPEYASSGKLTDRSDVFSFGVVLLELVTGRKPVDQNQPLGEESLVEWARPLLLRAIETGDYSELIDRQLEKHYVEHEVVRMIETAAACVRHSGPKRPRMAQVVRALDCDEDSGDISNGIKVGQSTTYDSGQYNQEIMKFRKMAFGIDDSTESGMNSGGYSGKSSSDFSGNESETRPFNNRQF from the exons ATGTCAGACTCAGACGGTTCGCCAAGTTCTTCACCACCAGCCGATTCAGCTCCCCCGCCGGATTCTTCATCCGAGAATTCTGCTCCTCCACCGTCTGATTCCACATCTACTCCTTCTCCACCGGCTGACTTATCAGAGCCACCACCCTCTGACTCAGAACCGTTGCCTCCACCTCCCGATTCAATACTTCCTCTACCTTGGATCCTAACTCCATTAACAGACACTCCTCCTCCAGATTCCAATTCTCCACCGGAAGACTCAAACAATCCTCAGCCGTCGCCAACTTCAACCAAACCCCCTTCTCCTCCGACAGATTCAGAAACACCACCGGCTCCTCCATACGAATCCGATAACCCACCTCCATCTTCAGACGTTCATCATTCTCCTCCTTCACCATCATATTCTTCAACCAACCCTGAAACCCCACCGTCACAGTCTCCTTCTACCACACCATTAGAACCTACCAATTCACCTCCGGCTCCACCGTCAGACCCAACCAATCCTCTCCTAATCCAACCATCAGCGCCAGCAAATTCCCCACCGGGGGCGAGCTCATTTCTTGCACCACCAAAACCTAACGGTGGTTCGGGTGGAGGAGCCGTTGTGTCTCCATCTCTCACAGTCCCTAGCAAAGTAACGCCTCCAACAAACGGAAGCAATGGTATTAGCTCTCAAGGGGAGATTATGGTCGGTGTGGCTGTAGCCGGTGGTTTCGCCATCATGGCCCTTATAGCCGTTTGTTTCTTAGTGAGAAGAAAGAAAAAGAGAAACATTGATAGCTATGATCACCCTCAGTACTTGCCACACCCTAACTTCTCTGTCAAATCAG ATGGATTCTCATACGGACAAGACCCTAGTAAAGTATACTCTGGTCCTGGTGGTGGTTCAATGTACAATTCACAGCAGCAACATTCCTCTATGGGAAACAGCTACGGAAGCCAACCCGGTCACCAGATGCAATCCAATAGCATGCCTGACTCTGCCATCCTCGGAACTAACCAGACTCATTTCAGCTACCAAGAGCTTGCGGAGATCACTCAAGGCTTTGCTCGACACAACATTCTTGGAGAAGGTGGGTTCGGATGCGTATACAAAGGTACCTTACATGATGGTAAAGTTGTCGCTGTGAAGCAGCTTAAAGCAGGGAGCGGACAAGGTGATCGTGAGTTCACGGCAGAGGTTGAGATCATCAGCCGTGTTCACCATCGGCATTTGGTATCTTTGGTGGGTTATTGTATTTCGGACCAGCATAGATTGCTTATTTATGAGTATGTTGCGAATCAAACGTTGGAGCATCATTTGCATG GAAAGGGAAGGCCGGTTTTAGAATGGTCGAAAAGAGTCCGGATCGCTATAGGTTCAGCTAAAGGGTTGGCGTATCTGCATGAAGACT GTCATCCAAAGATCATTCACAGGGACATCAAGTCAGCAAACATTCTGCTGGATGATGAATATGAAGCTCAG GTTGCTGATTTTGGACTTGCTAGACTCAATGATACAACACAAACTCACGTATCAACTCGGGTCATGGGGACCTTCGG GTACCTAGCACCAGAATATGCATCAAGTGGGAAACTGACTGATAGATCCGATGTTTTCTCGTTCGGGGTTGTTCTCTTAGAGCTTGTAACGGGAAGAAAACCAGTTGACCAGAATCAACCTCTAGGAGAAGAGAGTTTGGTCGAATGG GCACGGCCGCTGCTTCTCAGAGCAATTGAGACCGGAGATTACAGCGAACTCATTGATAGACAGCTCGAAAAACATTATGTGGAGCATGAAGTCGTGAGAATGATCGAGACTGCAGCTGCATGCGTTAGACATTCTGGTCCAAAACGTCCACGCATGGCTCAG GTTGTGAGAGCATTGGACTGCGACGAAGACTCTGGAGATATTAGCAACGGGATCAAAGTTGGGCAAAGCACAACTTATGACTCAGGGCAATACAACCAAGAGATCATGAAGTTCAGGAAAATGGCGTTTGGTATTGATGATAGCACAGAGTCAGGGATGAACAGTGGAGGTTACTCTGGGAAAAGCTCTTCTGATTTCTCAGGGAATGAATCAGAGACTCGACCTTTCAATAACCGACAATTCTGA
- the LOC106295532 gene encoding probable inactive poly [ADP-ribose] polymerase SRO2, with product MAAQVEIEDQSSVTELDNGEIFDPLSDDADSSSGSTILLGQGNQEHDVIKACFLSGLGAAFAGDTTVASVRKNSTEGIATRARYVAFRIFTEAMARKNGGDPNVKYGWYAGSREEIEGIVSYGFSSREIDDGSHGIGIHLVASKCSLFAAVGAEPDGEGVRHLILCRVLLGKPEQIASGSKQSHPSSSEFDSGVDDLQNPSKYVVWSSNMNSYILPSYILSFRSPRLRVIGRGGPPPSSPWVSFTALMSMLSKSVDASRMSLIMRTYDDFRKRKIQRYQLVRMMRQVAGDDLLAQIIRNHRDRV from the exons ATGGCGGCGCAGGTCGAAATCGAGGACCAATCGTCCGTCACCGAACTCGATAATGGCGAAATTTTCGATCCCCTCTCCGACGATGCCGATTCCTCCTCCGGATCAACGATCCTTCTCGGCCAAGGAAACCAGGAGCACGACGTCATCAAAGCGTGTTTCCTCTCCGGCTTAGGCGCCGCTTTCGCGGGCGACACGACGGTGGCGAGCGTGCGTAAGAACTCAACGGAAGGGATCGCGACGAGAGCCAGGTACGTAGCGTTTCGGATCTTCACGGAAGCCATGGCGAGGAAGAACGGGGGAGATCCGAATGTGAAGTACGGTTGGTACGCTGGCTCCAGAGAAGAGATCGAGGGTATCGTCTCGTACGGATTCAGCAGCCGGGAGATCGATGACGGTTCTCATGGAATCGGAATCCATCTCGTTGCTTCTAAGTGCTCTCTCTTCGC AGCTGTAGGTGCAGAGCCAGACGGGGAAGGTGTGAGGCATCTTATCTTATGCCGTGTACTCCTCGGGAAGCCTGAGCAGATCGCCTCCGGGTCTAAACAGTCGCATCCGAGCTCTAGTGAATTCGATTCCGGTGTGGATGATCTTCAGAATCCGAGTAAGTATGTTGTGTGGAGCTCCAACATGAACTCGTACATCTTACCGAGTTACATCCTCAGTTTCAGGTCTCCTCGCCTCAGAG TTATAGGTAGAGGTGGTCCTCCGCCAAGCTCGCCTTGGGTTAGTTTTACTGCGCTTATGTCAATGCTGTCCAAGTCTGTCGATGCTTCCAGAATGAGCTTGATCATGAGGACTTACGATGATTTTAGG AAACGGAAGATTCAGAGATATCAACTGGTTCGGATGATGAGACAAGTGGCTGGAGACGACCTTTTGGCTCAGATAATCAGGAACCACAGGGACAGGGTTTAA